The Naumovozyma castellii chromosome 4, complete genome genome contains a region encoding:
- the CMG1 gene encoding Cmg1p (ancestral locus Anc_6.64), with amino-acid sequence MDYNEEDPFASFEDLTNLLLKMQKKTFTISGDNNQYKPYMDPRDFNVLWRSYIYSLGQRSELLPRIQDDELDMFEKMNIGEQISKLNIFLRSEFYYCYLCGKQYASEEELYEKCPGITKADHT; translated from the coding sequence ATGGATTATAACGAAGAAGATCCGTTCGCTTCATTCGAAGACTTGACTAActtattattaaagatgcaaaaaaaaacattCACAATTAGTGGAGATAATAATCAATACAAGCCATATATGGATCCACGAGATTTTAATGTATTATGGAGATCTTATATATACTCTTTAGGTCAGAGAAGTGAACTTTTACCAAGAATtcaagatgatgaattagataTGTTCGAAAAAATGAACATAGGCGAACAGATCAGTAAactgaatatatttttgagATCTGAATTCTATTACTGCTATTTATGTGGCAAACAGTATGCcagtgaagaagaattataCGAAAAATGTCCTGGAATAACGAAAGCCGATCATACATAA